The sequence below is a genomic window from Pleurocapsa sp. PCC 7327.
ATCATTTTTTATTAAGTGGTTTGTTATCAATTAACCGTAAAAGCGAATGATGCTTCGCCCGTATCAGTTACCAGTGTATCGGATAGACTATAGCAATAATCTAGCGATGCAAGCCGTCATAAAACACGCTAACGATCCGGCAATCATTGCCCTCATGCCTAATTAAGCCAGAACGCCTCGGCGTTTTGGCACGACCCAGAGCTTACACCCTTCTCAACAACTGCCGTTGTCATTAATTTCCTGGCCGAGCGAAAAAGTCTTTTAAAGAAGACTAAAGAAGACCCGATAGGAATTTCAGTCGATTTTAATCGAGTTGAGCTTTGAGCCTAGAACTTTAGTCGGCATTACATAATGAGGATATGAAACGAGGGTAAAACCAATGCAATGTCCTGAATGTGGCTCTACTGCGCTCGGTAAGAACGGTAAGCAAAGAGGTAAACAAAATTACCTTTGTAAAGCTTGTCGGCGGCAGTTCATTGAAACCTATGATCCCCCTGCAGGCTATGGTGATGAGTTTAAGCGGGACTGTCTCAAACTGGATGTCAACGGCATGGGATTTCGAGCCATTGAACGAGTCAAAGGCGTTCACCATACAACGGTGATTACTTGGGTCAAGCAAATTGGGGAATTGTTACCCGATGCTTACGAACCAGAAGTCACGCCGGAAGTGGGGGAATTGGATGAGTTGGAGACCTTTGTGGGCACAAAAAAACAAGATTTGGCTGTGGACTGCCGTTGACCACTTTAAAGCGGGGATTTTAGGGTGGGTTTTAGGGGCTCATAGCGCGGAAACGTTCCGTCCCTTGTGGGCCATCGTGGCCGCTTGGAAGTGCTATTTCTATGTCACCGATGGTTGGAAGGTCTATCCTGGTTTCATTCCCGATGGCAACCACATTATCAGCAAGACTTACATGACGCGGGTGGAAGGCGAAAATACCCGATTACGTCACTACCTGGCTCGATTGCACCGCAAGACGTTGTGCTACTCGAAGTCCGTAGCAATGCTAAAGCACTCGCTCAAATTGTTACTGCACTACCTGAAATTTGGAGAGGTGCCTGTCCCTCAGTGAATCATATGCTTATTCAGCAATGCCCGACCTGTTTGTATCCGAGCGTTTAGCAGGTGATGCAGAAGACTGGGTTGTCGGCACGGAGCGGGAAGTCCGGGACGGACGAAAGGCGGTTCGGTTTTGCCAAAGGATAAAGGCAGCCATTGCCAACAGAAAGTAACCAAAGGCTTTTTGTAGGTGTCGAGCTTGGACAAACCGCACTAGATAGGCTCCGGCGACAATTCCCAAGCTAGCAGCCACGGCAAACGATGCCATCAAATTCCAATTTAGGGCGACGTGTCCCAGATAGCCTAGAAATCCAGCCGCAGAATTGAGGGTGATCACGACCAAAGAAGTGCCGATCGCCTGTTTCATCGGGATATTTGCTAGCAATACCAATGCAGGCACGATCGCAAATCCCCCCCCCACGCCCACCAAGCCAGTTAAGGCTCCTACGCCCAACCCTTCGGTAATCAGCCACAGCCAGCAATATTTGCAAACAGGTTTGGGATAGAGGGCTAAATCGGGACCTGTTGTTGGGGGAGGCGCTTCTGCTTGGGGACGCTTACGAATCATGAAAACGGCTGCCAGCAACATCATGGTGGCAAAGAGCACCATTTGCATGGTGCCAGTCACGAACGGCAGGGTGGCTAGCCGCGCCCCGCCGTAAGCTCCTAGCATGGTAGACAACCCGAAGGTAGCAGCCGTCCGTAAATTGATATTGCCCAGCTTCCAGTGAGGAATTGCGCCTAAGAGGCTAACCGTTCCCACAACTGCCAAACTCATCGCGATCGCTGATTTAGGAGGTACTCCCATCACGTATACCAGGGTAGGAACTGCCAAAATCGAGCCGCCCCCACCGATTAAGCCCAAGCTAATCCCAATTGCCGCTGCCAGAATATGACCGAAAATCCAGCCAATCACATGCTTACCTCCTGCTTACTTCCCTCGAGCTGGTCGGTTCTCAGAGAAGATAAAATTCATAACGTTTTGTTTATTAAGTAGCAAGGCTCGCCAAGCGACCGCACATCTCATTAGCAGGAACGGCTTCCATCATTTTCTTAGGATCGGGCAAGTTTAGGTTGCCCATAAATTCGATAAAACCTTCGCGAGTGCGCCCTACAAATCGGGGATTCCATTGCTTTTCCTCCCCGATTGTGGATACTGTATGACCTCGGTAATCGTGAGCCGGATAAACTAAAGTATCATCTGGCAATGCAAACAATCGTTGCGTCACCGAGTCATAGAGCGTACCCGCATCGCCACTCTGGAAATCCGTGCGCCCGCAGCCGCGAATGAACAAGGCATCTCCCGTCAACACGCGATCGCTGTTTACTAAATAAGCCATGTGGCTATCGGTGTGTCCTGGGGTTGCAATCGCTTGAATCGTTATCGCTCCTAGTTGCAGGGTTTCCCCATCTTTAATATGACGATCCGCACAGCTAGCCTGTGCATGTTCGGGAACGATTCCCAAACATCCTGTCATCTGACGTAATTTATCGGTTCCTGTAATATGATCCGCATGGATATGAGTTTCCAGGCAGTAGCGCAGGGTTAGTCCTAGTTCTTGGAGAAGTTTGCGATCGCGCTCCACTTGCTCCAGCACCGGATCGATGAGAATGGCTTCTTTAGTATCGGGATCTGCGATTAAATAAGTGTAAGTACTGGTTTCTTGGTCGTATAACTGTCGAAATAACATCTTTGTCTCCTCCTTTTTTGAAAATTCAAGCCGCTTGTGAGTATTTTTCCACATAAGACTTGAAAAACGCTTTCATTTGCGGATAAGCACTGCAATCAAAGCCAATTTCGCCTGCTTTCTCAAAAGCTTGCTCTGGAGTTAGCCCTTGCCGCGTCGCCAGGTACATCAATGTTATGGCACCTGCCCGCAGGGAAACGCCGCAGTGAATTAAAGCGGGTTTCGGCAGCGCGTCAATTTGCTGGAGTACTTGAGTTGTTATTTCCTCCGTCAATTCCTCTGCCTTGGGTACTGGAATGTTAGCGTAGTGCAATCCCAAGGCTTCTGCTTGTTGTCCCTCTTCGCTCCAATAGCCCTGTTCGGCAGGCGATCGCAAATTGAAGACAGATTTGAAGCCTTCCTGGGCTGCTTGTTGCAACTGCTCTGGCGTAATCTGTCCGGCTATAGCGAGCTGGTCGTTAATCTGCTTGACATTTTCCATAGTTGCCTCCTTTAATCTACGCAGGGATGAGCTGTAGAATTTAAACAGATCGCCAAAACAATTCACAATCGGCAATTGGGTAGCCTATAAGTGAAGCGCGACTATAAACTTTGGTTCTAAAATCGGAATCGCAATCATGCGATTGAAGCACAGCTTTGTCGGATAATTGCCAATTGGATTGACTTTTAGTCATGAGTGAATAATTGCTCGTTGCAAATTAGAATGACTCTTTCTCCATTTGCATCACTTAATTACTGTCCGAGGTACGATCGCTACCTCGACAGTTACTATATTTATTTTATCGCTATCAAGTCATATAATCAATCTATTGATATTTCTTGAGAAACTAACTTCTAGGATTGTTTCTGAAAGCAGATGCTTACCGAGCAAGACTGCGATCGCCCATGACTAATATTAAAGCTTGATAAATAGTTTTTTAAGAGTCAACCGATCGCGCTATTGTTCCTTGTTTGATGAGCGATCGGTTATAATTGGTTTTATTTTACTAAAAACAAGACAACTTTTCATAAAATGAATTGTGCTGTAAATAGTAAATATAGAGATTAATATCAACAATTAATTGTTTTTTTTTGATAAAGTATTAACACTTAAATTATGGTCGATCTTCTGAAAAATCGCTATCGAATTCTCTGTAGTTTGAGTCGTGGGGGCTTTGGGGAAACATTTCTAGCAGAAGATACGGATATGCCTTCTGCTCGTCGCTGCGTCATTAAAAAACTTATCCCGATCGCTAACGATCCTCAAATCTATCAGTTGGTTAAAGAACGATTTCAGCGAGAAGGTATTATCTTAGAAAAATTGGGCGAAGGCAATTCGCAAATTCCCAGCTTATATGCTTACTTTGAAGAATCCGGTCAATTTTATTTAGTTCAAGAGTGGATTAAAGGGACTACTTTATCAGAGAAAGTTCGGCAGGAAGGAAAGTTAAATGAGGGTGTAGTTAAAGAAATTTTAATCAGTATTTTGTCAGTTTTAGATTACATTCACACTCAGCATATCGTCCACCGAGATATTAAACCGGATAATATTATTATTCGTGCATCAGATAATAAACCCTTTCTGATTGATTTTGGTGCGGTAAAAGAAACGATGGGAACGGTGATGACGACCTCTGGACACAGTACCTATTCAATTGCGATCGGGACTCCTGGATTTATGCCAAGCGAACAGATAGCAGGTAGACCCGTTTATGCTAGCGATTTATATAGTTTAGCCCTAACGGCTATTTATTTACTGAGTGGGAAGTATCCCCAAGAGTTCGCCACTAATCCAGCAACAGGGGAGATTCTATGGCGACAGCATGCTTTGAGCACCAGTTCAGCTTTAGCGACTATTTTAGATAAAGCGATTCAACCCCATCCGCGCGATCGCTTCTTAAGTGCAAAGGAAATGCTCGCTGCGATTAAAAATGAAGTTAGAGCAATTCCAACTAGCGCACCTTCTGCAAGTCCTACTGGTGTATCCACAGCAGTTATATC
It includes:
- a CDS encoding IS1 family transposase (programmed frameshift); its protein translation is MQCPECGSTALGKNGKQRGKQNYLCKACRRQFIETYDPPAGYGDEFKRDCLKLDVNGMGFRAIERVKGVHHTTVITWVKQIGELLPDAYEPEVTPEVGELDELETFVGTQKNKIWLWTAVDHFKAGILGWVLGAHSAETFRPLWAIVAAWKCYFYVTDGWKVYPGFIPDGNHIISKTYMTRVEGENTRLRHYLARLHRKTLCYSKSVAMLKHSLKLLLHYLKFGEVPVPQ
- a CDS encoding sulfite exporter TauE/SafE family protein, with the translated sequence MIGWIFGHILAAAIGISLGLIGGGGSILAVPTLVYVMGVPPKSAIAMSLAVVGTVSLLGAIPHWKLGNINLRTAATFGLSTMLGAYGGARLATLPFVTGTMQMVLFATMMLLAAVFMIRKRPQAEAPPPTTGPDLALYPKPVCKYCWLWLITEGLGVGALTGLVGVGGGFAIVPALVLLANIPMKQAIGTSLVVITLNSAAGFLGYLGHVALNWNLMASFAVAASLGIVAGAYLVRFVQARHLQKAFGYFLLAMAAFILWQNRTAFRPSRTSRSVPTTQSSASPAKRSDTNRSGIAE
- a CDS encoding MBL fold metallo-hydrolase: MLFRQLYDQETSTYTYLIADPDTKEAILIDPVLEQVERDRKLLQELGLTLRYCLETHIHADHITGTDKLRQMTGCLGIVPEHAQASCADRHIKDGETLQLGAITIQAIATPGHTDSHMAYLVNSDRVLTGDALFIRGCGRTDFQSGDAGTLYDSVTQRLFALPDDTLVYPAHDYRGHTVSTIGEEKQWNPRFVGRTREGFIEFMGNLNLPDPKKMMEAVPANEMCGRLASLAT
- a CDS encoding beta-lactamase hydrolase domain-containing protein, giving the protein MENVKQINDQLAIAGQITPEQLQQAAQEGFKSVFNLRSPAEQGYWSEEGQQAEALGLHYANIPVPKAEELTEEITTQVLQQIDALPKPALIHCGVSLRAGAITLMYLATRQGLTPEQAFEKAGEIGFDCSAYPQMKAFFKSYVEKYSQAA
- a CDS encoding protein kinase, coding for MVDLLKNRYRILCSLSRGGFGETFLAEDTDMPSARRCVIKKLIPIANDPQIYQLVKERFQREGIILEKLGEGNSQIPSLYAYFEESGQFYLVQEWIKGTTLSEKVRQEGKLNEGVVKEILISILSVLDYIHTQHIVHRDIKPDNIIIRASDNKPFLIDFGAVKETMGTVMTTSGHSTYSIAIGTPGFMPSEQIAGRPVYASDLYSLALTAIYLLSGKYPQEFATNPATGEILWRQHALSTSSALATILDKAIQPHPRDRFLSAKEMLAAIKNEVRAIPTSAPSASPTGVSTAVISPARGNSNSRVTNTNSGGLKDWQKATIVGSIIGSFVMGASMVNSYFSRQSELQISASNSLNNSEVQPQEHNTPEINTSPIVQPTQPSESETVNSPAAQPTQPSESETVNSPSVQSPNDRNENSKTGNLSPKPSSSDRNENLTNAIEESQAAQFVEKLYALLSDKKFDEARLAYGPPLAAQFDPNFFTQFERVTVENLQIISRTDSSINLIGENTYFYPDGSTQREQRTYTVRNLNGKLKITNSKFVKVTKFRQN